GACGGCGTCCTGGTCGGCACCGTGCAGGCGACCCTGCGACGGACGGCGGACGGGCGGACGGAGGCCGAACTCGCCTGGGTGGTGGGCACCGCCCAGCAGGGCCGCGGCTACGCGAAGGACGGCGCCCGGGCGGTGACCGACTGGCTGCGCGGGCAGGGCGTGACGCGGCTGCTCGCCCACGTCCACCCCGACCACCACGCCTCGGCGGCCGTGGCCGCCGCCCTCGGTCTCGCCCCGACCGCCGCGGTGGTCGACGGCGAGCGCCGCTGGCAGTCCGACTGACCCGACCGCCGTGGGCCGTCACGCACCGCACCCTCCCGCGGATATTCGTTGTACACCGTAGAAGACCTCCTCTACGGTGTACAACGAAAGGTCACGCCCACCCACCGCCGAGGGAGCCCTGTTGTCACAGCCGTCCGTCTCTCCGATCGCCCCGCACCCGCGGCGCTGGGTGATCCTCGCGGTGGTGTGCCTGGCCACGCTGGTGGTGCTGGTGGACAACACCGTGCTGAACGTGGCGATCCCGTCCCTGACGGAGGATCTGGGCGCGGGCACGGCCGACGTCCAGTGGATGATCAACGCGTATGCGCTGGTGCAGTCGGGGCTGCTGCTGACGGCCGGCAGTCTGGCCGACCGGTACGGGCGCAGGCGGGCGCTGCTGGTGGGGCTCGCGCTGTTCGGGCTGGGGTCGACGGCGGCGGCGTTCGCCCAGTCCTCGGGGCAGCTGATCGCCGCCCGGGCGGGGATGGGCATCGGCGGCGCGCTGCTGATGACCACCACGCTCGCGGTGGTGGTGCACGTGTTCCAGGGGGCCGAGGTGCCGAAGGCGATCGGGATCTGGGGGGCCGTCAGTTCGCTGGGCTTCGCGGGCGGTCCGCTGCTCGGCGGGGTGCTGCT
The DNA window shown above is from Streptomyces sp. TLI_171 and carries:
- a CDS encoding GNAT family N-acetyltransferase, giving the protein MPEPTAWPVAAEIVTAALRLEPLRVAHAAEAHALFDDARLHAFTGGTPRSPAELEAAYRRQTAGRSPDGTEGWLNWLIRRTSDGVLVGTVQATLRRTADGRTEAELAWVVGTAQQGRGYAKDGARAVTDWLRGQGVTRLLAHVHPDHHASAAVAAALGLAPTAAVVDGERRWQSD